The following are encoded together in the Acidobacteriota bacterium genome:
- a CDS encoding enoyl-CoA hydratase-related protein produces MARITLNRPDKRNAISYELIDDLLAALAACEKSDAQVVIITGAGKAFCSGMDLDNLKAITSRTHEENVKDSGTMAKLFRTIYDFPKPTISAVNGAAVAGGCGIATLCDFTIASRDAKFGYTEVKIGFLPAIVSTFLLLQVGEKQARDLLLTGRIISADEAHRIGLVTEVVDPGKELARAEELAAQLMANSPASVRATKALLSDFAKRKLDDQIKIAVDENARIRTTKDFREGVTSFLEKRKPKWTGK; encoded by the coding sequence ATTGCCCGCATCACGCTGAACCGTCCCGACAAGCGCAACGCCATCAGCTACGAGCTGATCGACGACTTGCTGGCCGCGCTCGCGGCCTGCGAAAAGTCGGACGCGCAGGTCGTCATCATCACCGGCGCGGGCAAGGCGTTCTGCTCCGGCATGGACCTCGACAACCTCAAGGCCATCACATCGCGCACGCACGAGGAGAACGTCAAAGATTCCGGGACCATGGCAAAGTTGTTCCGCACCATCTACGACTTTCCCAAGCCGACCATCTCCGCCGTCAACGGCGCAGCGGTCGCGGGCGGCTGTGGCATCGCCACACTCTGCGACTTCACCATCGCCTCGCGCGACGCCAAGTTCGGCTACACCGAAGTGAAGATCGGATTCCTGCCCGCCATCGTCTCTACATTTCTTCTGCTCCAGGTCGGCGAGAAGCAGGCGCGCGACCTGCTGCTCACCGGACGCATCATCTCCGCCGACGAAGCCCACCGCATCGGTCTGGTCACCGAGGTCGTGGACCCGGGCAAGGAACTGGCGCGCGCGGAAGAGCTGGCGGCGCAACTGATGGCGAACTCGCCCGCCTCGGTGCGCGCGACCAAAGCGCTGCTCTCCGACTTTGCCAAGCGCAAGCTCGACGACCAGATCAAGATCGCGGTGGACGAGAACGCGCGCATCCGCACGACTAAAGATTTCCGCGAGGGCGTGACCTCGTTCCTCGAAAAACGCAAGCCGAAGTGGACGGGGAAATGA
- the hutH gene encoding histidine ammonia-lyase, which translates to MQALHIDGSSLTFDALREVVYERRAVLLAPDAREAVERARGVVEDLLAGDQVAYAVNTGVGKLSDVRIAPEQIRELQENLMRSHCVGVGEPLAEAEVRAMMLLRANSLAQGHSGVRPAIIDTFCEMLNRGVHPVVPSQGSVGASGDLAPLAHLGIVLMGEGEAVFGFGNDAKKTSGAGAMKAAGVKTLTLEAKEAISLINGTQAMLAIGALTLLAAETLADSADVIGALSLDALRGTDAAFDERIHAARPHPGQIKTAANLRKLLAGSDIRESHRDCARVQDAYSLRCMPQVHGAVRDAFSCARETFAIEMNSAVDNPLVFADKRTGKGDVVSGGNFHGEPLAFALDFLAIALAALAGISERRLERLVNPALNEGLPPFLAPEPAGLNSGFMMAQVTAAALVSENKVLAHPASVDSITTSGNKEDYVSMGMGAALKLRQVLANVTNVLAIEALAAAQALDHLAPLRTSARLEKAHAAIRAVSARVVKDRNIAADIPRLGHAIRQGELLAPLR; encoded by the coding sequence ATGCAAGCCCTCCACATCGACGGCTCTTCCCTCACCTTCGACGCTCTGCGCGAGGTCGTCTACGAGCGCCGCGCGGTGCTGCTCGCGCCCGACGCGCGCGAGGCCGTCGAGCGCGCCCGCGGCGTGGTGGAAGACCTGCTCGCCGGCGACCAGGTCGCTTACGCGGTCAACACCGGCGTGGGCAAGCTGAGCGACGTCCGCATCGCGCCGGAGCAGATCCGCGAGTTGCAGGAGAACCTGATGCGCTCGCACTGCGTGGGCGTGGGCGAGCCGCTCGCGGAAGCGGAGGTCCGCGCCATGATGCTGCTGCGCGCCAACTCGCTCGCCCAGGGGCACTCCGGCGTGCGTCCCGCCATCATCGACACTTTCTGCGAGATGCTGAACCGCGGCGTGCATCCCGTCGTGCCGTCGCAGGGCTCGGTGGGAGCCTCCGGCGATCTCGCGCCGCTCGCGCATCTTGGCATCGTGCTGATGGGCGAAGGCGAAGCGGTTTTTGGATTTGGAAACGACGCCAAGAAAACATCTGGCGCCGGCGCGATGAAGGCCGCCGGCGTGAAGACGCTCACGCTTGAAGCCAAGGAAGCCATCTCGCTCATCAACGGGACGCAAGCCATGCTCGCCATCGGCGCGCTCACGCTGCTCGCCGCCGAGACGCTCGCGGATTCCGCCGACGTGATCGGCGCGCTCTCGCTCGACGCCCTGCGCGGCACCGACGCCGCCTTCGACGAGCGCATCCACGCCGCGCGCCCGCATCCCGGCCAGATCAAGACCGCTGCCAACCTGCGCAAACTGCTGGCCGGCTCCGACATCCGCGAGTCGCACCGCGATTGCGCGCGCGTGCAGGATGCTTACTCGCTGCGCTGCATGCCGCAGGTGCATGGCGCCGTCCGCGACGCATTTTCCTGCGCGCGCGAGACCTTCGCGATCGAGATGAACTCCGCCGTGGACAACCCGCTGGTATTCGCCGACAAGAGGACTGGCAAAGGCGATGTGGTCAGCGGTGGAAACTTCCACGGCGAGCCGCTCGCCTTCGCGCTCGACTTCCTCGCCATCGCGCTCGCCGCGCTTGCCGGCATCAGCGAGCGGCGGCTTGAGCGCCTGGTGAATCCCGCGCTCAACGAGGGCTTGCCACCGTTCCTCGCGCCCGAGCCCGCGGGATTGAACTCCGGATTCATGATGGCGCAGGTCACCGCCGCCGCCCTGGTCAGCGAGAACAAGGTGCTCGCGCATCCCGCGTCGGTCGACTCGATCACGACGTCGGGCAATAAAGAGGATTACGTTTCCATGGGGATGGGCGCCGCGCTGAAGCTCAGGCAAGTCCTGGCAAACGTGACCAACGTCCTGGCCATCGAAGCGCTCGCCGCCGCGCAGGCGCTCGACCATCTCGCGCCGCTCCGAACCAGTGCCCGCCTGGAGAAGGCGCACGCGGCCATCCGTGCCGTGAGCGCGCGAGTAGTCAAGGATCGCAACATCGCCGCGGACATCCCCCGACTCGGCCACGCCATCCGCCAGGGAGAACTGCTGGCGCCGTTGCGATAG
- a CDS encoding acyl-CoA thioesterase has translation MTTGETKLRVRYAETDQMGVVYHSNFLVWFEVGRVELLRQMGFRYRDMEEQDDCHIAVVDARVRYKAPAHYDDEVLIRTRLKNMRESLLHFGYEIVRASDGTLLAEGETTHIVVDSKFQKTLLPEKYRQAFQSAAER, from the coding sequence TTGACCACCGGCGAGACCAAGCTCCGCGTCCGCTACGCCGAGACCGACCAGATGGGTGTGGTCTATCACTCCAATTTCCTGGTGTGGTTCGAGGTCGGCCGCGTCGAGCTGCTGCGTCAGATGGGCTTCCGCTATCGCGACATGGAAGAGCAGGATGACTGCCACATCGCCGTCGTCGACGCGCGCGTGCGCTACAAAGCGCCGGCACATTACGACGACGAGGTGCTCATCCGCACGCGCCTCAAGAACATGCGTGAGTCGCTGCTGCACTTCGGTTATGAGATCGTGCGCGCCTCCGATGGCACGCTGCTCGCCGAAGGCGAGACCACGCACATCGTGGTGGATTCCAAGTTCCAGAAGACGCTACTGCCGGAGAAGTACCGGCAAGCATTCCAGTCGGCGGCGGAAAGATAG